One region of Strigops habroptila isolate Jane chromosome 11, bStrHab1.2.pri, whole genome shotgun sequence genomic DNA includes:
- the BRK1 gene encoding protein BRICK1, with amino-acid sequence MSVQEDPVQREIHQDWANREYIEVITSSIKKIADFLNSFDMSCRSRLATLNEKLTALERRIEYIEARVTKGETLT; translated from the exons ATGTCGGTGCAGGAGGACCCGGTGCAGCGGGAGATCCACCAGGACTGGGCCAACCGCGAGTACATCGAGGTGATCACCAGCTCCATCAAGAAGATCGCGGACTTCCTCAACTCCTTCG ACATGTCGTGCCGGTCCCGGCTGGCCACGCTGAACGAGAAGCTGACGGCGCTGGAGCGCAGGATCGAGTACATCGAGGCCCGG GTCACCAAGGGTGAGACGCTGACATAG
- the TMEM40 gene encoding transmembrane protein 40 → MENLNVLLPDLTEEQQDIFQRAFAADASYLQNHEKTNESFWESLVKCLATIDPPVLSTEEKNNLLNGCSVPPAACAACLRAIEEEGVRAMAVLYLLLKTRNPSGYRQLPSSKGKDDKLKLLKRLERNLVHSQGDKKAENSSQESTDEDTQDSDGEDLGRQKTEGQLLGGVPAEVVPYRDSEITRREDSIADAYDENTRLHQWTVRWMGIRKDDEFFHFVILCFAIGALLICYYYYKDWTISLGTGLVTFASLETTGIYFGLVYRIRSVLNGLVPLIDKFRPTGMRKAD, encoded by the exons ATGGAGAACTTGAATGTCCTACTCCCAGACCTTACTGAAGAGCAGCAAG ACATTTTCCAGAGggcttttgctgctgatgcCAGTTACTTGCAGAATCATGAGAAAACGAACGAGTCCTTCTGGGAATCACTTGTAAAATGTTTAGCCACTATTGACCCACCTGTCCTGAGtactgaagaaaagaacaat ctcctcAACGGCTGCAGTGtcccacctgcagcctgtgcagccTGCCTGAGAGCCatagaggaggaaggagtgagGGCCATGGCTGTTCTGTACCTCTTGCTGAAGACAAGGAACCCATCTGGATACAGGCAGCTGCCCAGCTCTAAGGGAAAGG ATGATAAACTGAAACTCCTGAAGAGATTAGAAAGGAATCTTGTGCATTCACAAGGGGATAAAAAGGCTGAAAACTCATCCCAGGAGTCCACGGATGAAGATACACAAG ACAGTGATGGGGAAGATTTAGGAAGACAGAAGACTGAAGGCCAGTTACTTGGAG GTGTACCAGCAGAGGTCGTTCCCTACAGAGATTCAG AGATTACCAGAAGAGAAGATTCAATTGCAGATG cATATGACGAGAACACTCGCCTCCATCAGTGGACAGTTCGGTGGATGGGCATACGGAAGGATG AtgaattctttcattttgtaattCTTTGCTTTGCAATTGGAGCTTTACTAATTTGCTACTACTACTACAAAG ATTGGACTATTTCCCTTGGAACTGGTTTGGTCACCTTTGCTTCCCTGGAAACCACCGGGATATACTTTGGTCTAG